One Vallitalea pronyensis genomic region harbors:
- a CDS encoding response regulator transcription factor, whose translation MSIYKLLIVDDEPIVRKGIRSFVDFEALSIDHVFEASNGSEALTIFKKELPHMVLADINMPKMNGLDFAALAKEVKPDVKIAVITGYDYFDYAVKALKTGIDDYILKPVSRKDIFELLQKLVDKLREEKVTSEINHVVKDLKDQSGIDEQDTYQSRLYNLVEENIGNKGLTLSLLAEEMGLSVGYLSGLFKKLFGQSFKEYVLARRLERAKILLLSSDMKNYEITDVIGFDDPNYFSTCFKKKYGVAPSKYKEKIRND comes from the coding sequence ATGTCTATCTATAAATTATTAATTGTTGACGATGAGCCGATTGTGAGAAAGGGCATTCGTTCTTTTGTGGATTTTGAAGCATTATCCATTGATCATGTCTTTGAAGCTTCTAATGGTAGTGAAGCATTAACCATTTTCAAGAAAGAATTGCCTCATATGGTGTTAGCAGATATCAACATGCCAAAGATGAATGGTTTGGATTTTGCAGCATTAGCAAAAGAAGTGAAACCCGATGTGAAAATAGCCGTTATTACAGGCTACGATTATTTTGATTATGCAGTAAAGGCCTTAAAAACAGGCATTGATGACTATATTTTAAAACCCGTATCCCGTAAAGACATCTTTGAATTGTTACAAAAACTGGTGGATAAGTTAAGAGAAGAAAAAGTGACATCTGAAATCAACCATGTGGTAAAAGACTTAAAAGACCAATCCGGTATTGATGAGCAGGACACGTATCAAAGCAGGTTATACAATCTTGTGGAAGAGAATATTGGCAATAAAGGTCTAACCTTGAGTCTATTAGCAGAAGAAATGGGACTAAGCGTCGGTTATCTCAGTGGTTTGTTTAAGAAGTTATTTGGGCAATCTTTTAAAGAATATGTATTAGCCAGGCGCTTAGAACGTGCTAAGATACTTCTACTCAGTTCAGACATGAAAAATTATGAAATAACAGACGTGATTGGTTTTGATGACCCCAATTACTTTAGTACGTGTTTTAAGAAAAAGTATGGTGTAGCTCCCAGTAAATACAAAGAAAAAATAAGGAATGATTAA
- a CDS encoding cache domain-containing sensor histidine kinase: MIKMKRPHFFKKIQVQVSMNALAAGLLAVLLVGFILYYSMSHIVLQQSIKSTEMAIGKSGDYIDLYIERLKAITKMIAEDSRTIFYLEGKRDTALCSQNDMMDMIRTTINTDPYIKSIIIVGKNGEVISNEEALSMTMSSDMMNEEWYVEAIHSGSMPHLTSARMQKFSMDKEEWVISMSREITNNEGENIGVMVLDVHYKVIEDYLDSLDLGSKGCAFILNDSGQVVYHKNPAYFSDPVLKEELNAIRDMAMGYDAKIERLIEPYPLKHANWTLIGISSLDELAGVKRQLIETVIIVGIIIAVVVIASGTYFAGKITNPIKQLEQAMMDIEDGLKEVHIRKDGTYEVNALALQFNRMIVRIRELMQDVTVKEKNIREYELKVLHSQINPHFLYNTLDTIVWMAEFDDSQKVIAITKALASFFRLSLSGGSDRTTVKHEFEHVRMYLFIQKERYGDQLTYDLNYDVDIEDCLIPKIILQPIVENAIYHGIRGMDKPGYIEVTAEKVPEGIVFTVMDNGVGFDRQGEEQEDSRGEEKVKLGGVGIQNVDKRIKLYYGKGYGVEVQSEPGVGTTVRLVVGRMIRG; this comes from the coding sequence ATGATTAAAATGAAGCGACCTCATTTTTTCAAAAAAATACAAGTTCAAGTATCCATGAATGCTTTAGCAGCAGGCTTATTGGCGGTTTTGCTTGTTGGCTTTATTTTGTATTATAGTATGTCGCATATTGTGCTACAACAATCCATTAAGTCCACAGAAATGGCCATTGGAAAAAGCGGTGATTATATTGATCTCTACATTGAACGGTTAAAAGCCATTACGAAGATGATAGCTGAAGATTCCAGAACCATCTTCTATTTAGAAGGAAAAAGGGATACAGCCCTGTGTTCACAGAACGATATGATGGATATGATTAGGACAACCATCAACACGGATCCTTACATAAAATCCATCATCATTGTTGGTAAGAATGGTGAAGTCATTTCCAATGAAGAAGCCCTTAGTATGACCATGTCCAGCGATATGATGAATGAGGAGTGGTATGTAGAGGCCATTCATAGCGGCAGTATGCCACATCTTACTTCTGCTAGAATGCAGAAGTTCTCCATGGATAAAGAAGAATGGGTCATATCCATGAGTAGGGAGATTACCAACAATGAAGGTGAAAATATCGGTGTGATGGTACTGGACGTGCATTACAAAGTCATTGAAGATTATCTGGATAGTTTGGATTTGGGCAGTAAAGGTTGTGCTTTTATCCTTAATGATAGTGGACAAGTAGTGTACCACAAGAATCCAGCCTATTTTAGTGATCCTGTATTGAAAGAGGAGTTAAATGCTATTCGTGATATGGCAATGGGTTACGATGCCAAGATAGAACGTCTTATTGAGCCTTATCCGTTAAAGCATGCCAATTGGACGCTCATTGGTATATCTTCATTGGATGAGTTAGCAGGTGTTAAGCGGCAGCTCATTGAAACGGTGATTATTGTAGGTATCATTATAGCGGTTGTGGTGATTGCTAGTGGTACTTATTTTGCTGGCAAGATTACCAATCCCATCAAACAGTTAGAGCAGGCAATGATGGATATTGAAGATGGGTTAAAGGAAGTTCATATTCGTAAAGACGGTACCTATGAAGTGAATGCCCTAGCCCTTCAATTTAATCGCATGATTGTGCGTATTAGGGAACTGATGCAAGATGTGACGGTGAAAGAGAAGAATATCCGAGAGTATGAATTAAAAGTACTCCATAGTCAAATTAATCCTCATTTTTTATACAACACATTGGATACCATTGTGTGGATGGCAGAATTTGATGATAGCCAAAAGGTTATTGCCATTACAAAAGCTCTTGCCAGCTTTTTTAGACTTTCCCTTAGTGGAGGAAGTGACCGGACGACGGTTAAACATGAATTTGAACATGTGAGGATGTACTTGTTTATTCAAAAAGAAAGATATGGGGATCAATTGACTTATGATTTGAACTATGATGTAGATATTGAGGATTGTCTTATACCGAAGATTATTTTACAGCCAATAGTAGAGAATGCGATTTATCATGGTATTCGGGGGATGGATAAGCCGGGTTATATTGAGGTTACAGCGGAAAAAGTACCAGAGGGTATTGTGTTTACGGTGATGGATAATGGGGTTGGTTTTGATAGGCAGGGTGAAGAACAAGAGGATAGTAGGGGAGAAGAAAAAGTGAAATTAGGTGGGGTCGGTATTCAAAATGTTGATAAGCGTATTAAGTTGTATTATGGTAAGGGATATGGTGTTGAGGTGCAGTCTGAACCAGGTGTAGGGACGACTGTTAGGTTGGTAGTTGGTAGGATGATTAGGGGGTAG